From a single Patescibacteria group bacterium genomic region:
- a CDS encoding DUF2019 domain-containing protein, whose translation MTVGLNDLVNEYIEYAAEHGIGTEKGDYKKANKAYEKLMIIYHKIKENDPQFNLLLPLLKHDNPYVRLWSASHLLSSTKEAKKVLKQLMKQRGLASFDAKMTLQEWEKEN comes from the coding sequence ATGACAGTCGGATTAAATGATTTAGTAAATGAATATATTGAATATGCCGCTGAGCATGGAATAGGGACGGAGAAAGGGGATTATAAGAAAGCCAATAAGGCATATGAGAAGTTGATGATTATTTATCATAAAATTAAGGAAAATGATCCTCAATTTAATTTACTTTTACCCTTATTGAAGCATGATAATCCATACGTTCGCCTATGGTCAGCTTCTCATTTATTATCATCAACAAAGGAGGCGAAAAAAGTATTAAAACAGTTAATGAAGCAGAGAGGCTTGGCTAGCTTTGATGCAAAAATGACTTTACAAGAATGGGAGAAGGAAAATTAA